One window of the Methanomassiliicoccaceae archaeon DOK genome contains the following:
- a CDS encoding Hsp70 family protein encodes MTDYCIGIDLGTTYSCLAYIDEDGDPVVEKNFEQEDTTPSVILFNENGEIIVGSPAKDMAMMYPPERIITSIKRQMGTDYEVDIDGEKYNPIMLSAVILRKMINDFNENHGCDVKKAVITCPAYFGQNERDATKTAGTIAGLDDVTVINEPTAAAISFGFGNAADGKKRVLVYDLGGGTFDVTILEIDGSSFTAVATDGERLLGGKDWDAVISKIIKEKVAEESGIDIETLDEDEDIKQTLVNDSETIKKRLSTAESTKGTLTVEGQKIVFTITRDEFEAASAGLIQTTIEIIDRVLASKSFSMGDIDEVILVGGSSRMPQVKNAISAKYPDADIKVFDPDQSVAKGAALFAKSNSMIPEGTPVNPETGAPAEPIEGVLSVHNVLSKTFGIKAMYEDGTEMISNIIFRNEVLPIESIKTYYPVDDGQSTIKVEIYEDAAMNDEEGKKTAVIDGAPVGEFMMELPMDVTKNTPITVKFTATDEGILIASVDCMDQHTDYQIENDLKMSADAIAKSQGLMEKVSNAN; translated from the coding sequence ATGACAGACTACTGCATCGGTATCGACCTCGGTACGACCTACTCGTGCCTTGCCTATATCGACGAGGATGGGGACCCGGTTGTTGAGAAAAACTTCGAACAGGAAGACACAACACCGTCCGTCATCCTCTTCAACGAGAACGGAGAGATCATCGTCGGATCCCCGGCGAAGGACATGGCCATGATGTATCCCCCCGAGAGGATCATCACCTCCATCAAGAGGCAGATGGGAACCGACTACGAGGTGGACATCGACGGGGAGAAGTACAACCCCATCATGCTCTCCGCGGTCATCCTCAGGAAGATGATCAACGACTTCAACGAGAACCACGGCTGCGATGTCAAGAAAGCCGTCATCACATGCCCCGCCTACTTCGGACAGAACGAGAGGGATGCCACCAAGACCGCCGGAACCATCGCCGGTCTCGACGACGTCACCGTCATCAACGAGCCCACCGCGGCCGCGATCTCCTTCGGATTCGGAAACGCCGCCGACGGGAAGAAGAGGGTCCTGGTCTACGACCTCGGAGGAGGAACCTTCGATGTCACCATCCTCGAGATCGACGGATCCTCGTTCACCGCCGTCGCCACCGACGGAGAGAGGCTCCTGGGAGGAAAGGACTGGGACGCCGTGATCTCGAAGATCATCAAGGAGAAGGTCGCCGAGGAGTCCGGAATCGACATCGAGACCCTCGACGAGGACGAGGACATCAAACAGACCCTCGTCAACGACTCCGAGACCATCAAGAAGAGGCTCTCCACAGCCGAGTCCACCAAGGGAACCCTGACCGTAGAGGGACAGAAGATCGTGTTCACCATCACCAGGGACGAGTTCGAGGCCGCATCCGCGGGTCTGATCCAGACGACCATCGAGATCATCGACCGCGTGCTCGCATCCAAGAGCTTCTCCATGGGAGACATCGACGAGGTCATCCTCGTCGGAGGTTCCTCCAGGATGCCCCAGGTCAAGAACGCCATCTCCGCGAAATACCCCGACGCCGACATCAAGGTGTTCGACCCCGACCAGTCCGTCGCCAAGGGAGCGGCCCTGTTCGCCAAGTCCAACTCCATGATCCCCGAGGGCACACCCGTGAACCCGGAGACCGGGGCCCCCGCCGAGCCCATCGAGGGAGTCCTCAGCGTCCACAACGTCCTGAGCAAGACCTTCGGAATCAAGGCCATGTACGAGGACGGAACCGAGATGATCTCCAACATCATCTTCAGGAACGAGGTCCTGCCCATCGAGTCCATCAAGACCTACTACCCGGTCGATGACGGACAGTCCACCATCAAGGTCGAGATCTACGAGGATGCTGCCATGAACGACGAGGAGGGCAAGAAGACCGCCGTCATCGACGGAGCCCCCGTCGGAGAGTTCATGATGGAGCTTCCGATGGATGTGACCAAGAACACCCCCATCACCGTGAAGTTCACGGCCACCGACGAGGGTATCCTGATCGCCTCCGTGGACTGCATGGACCAGCACACGGACTACCAGATCGAGAACGACCTGAAGATGTCCGCCGACGCCATCGCCAAGTCCCAGGGACTGATGGAGAAGGTCAGCAACGCCAACTGA
- a CDS encoding methyltransferase domain-containing protein, with amino-acid sequence MFSWSPSDYTRFDRERTLPAIDLVSRISGLRPRSVIDIGCGPGNSTEVLRRAFPDAEILGIDSSPEMVSQARERLPDVTFEVMDARGIPGGYDLIFSNSCIQWIDDHDTLIPWLMGRLE; translated from the coding sequence ATGTTCTCCTGGAGTCCCTCGGACTACACCCGCTTCGACCGTGAGCGCACTTTGCCCGCCATCGACCTCGTCTCCCGCATATCAGGACTGAGGCCGCGTTCGGTCATCGACATCGGCTGCGGGCCCGGCAACAGTACGGAGGTGCTCCGCAGGGCATTCCCTGATGCGGAGATACTGGGGATCGACAGCTCCCCGGAGATGGTGTCACAGGCCCGGGAGAGGCTCCCGGACGTCACGTTCGAGGTGATGGATGCCCGGGGGATCCCCGGGGGCTACGACCTGATCTTCTCTAACTCCTGCATACAATGGATCGACGACCATGACACTCTGATCCCATGGCTGATGGGACGTCTCGAATAA
- a CDS encoding methanol--corrinoid methyltransferase: MIDYKGVDFSKILKRYDVEAQNETTPEAVAKKMLPADPVLKNVAECVLYMKFKDVGPATSEALKTHKPLDIINNGLVVGMECVAKLYAEHIYYLPEIMMAAKTMEIGIAIAEKQIPGGREAKATVVMHAAEGDPHDIGKNIAAVMMRSAGYDVIDMGKDVAVTDAVAKCVEVKPLFISGTALMTTTMTAFPRVAQGLIDAGLNIPMMGCGGAVNRDYANSYDLGIYSEKAPQTPLIADKILAGYDWKRVRDEWDDIVGA, from the coding sequence ATGATAGACTACAAAGGAGTAGACTTCTCCAAGATCCTCAAACGCTACGACGTTGAGGCTCAGAACGAGACAACCCCCGAGGCCGTCGCTAAGAAGATGCTGCCTGCGGACCCCGTCCTGAAGAATGTCGCCGAGTGCGTCCTGTACATGAAGTTCAAGGACGTCGGACCGGCCACCTCCGAGGCTCTGAAGACCCACAAGCCTCTGGACATTATCAACAACGGACTGGTTGTCGGAATGGAGTGCGTTGCTAAGCTGTACGCTGAGCACATCTACTACCTGCCCGAGATCATGATGGCTGCCAAGACCATGGAGATTGGAATCGCCATCGCCGAGAAGCAGATCCCCGGCGGAAGGGAGGCCAAAGCCACCGTCGTCATGCACGCTGCCGAGGGAGACCCCCACGACATCGGAAAGAACATCGCCGCTGTCATGATGAGGTCCGCCGGATACGATGTCATCGACATGGGTAAGGACGTCGCCGTCACCGACGCCGTCGCTAAATGCGTCGAGGTCAAGCCCCTGTTCATCTCCGGTACCGCTCTGATGACCACCACCATGACCGCGTTCCCCAGGGTCGCCCAGGGACTCATCGACGCCGGCCTCAACATCCCCATGATGGGATGCGGTGGAGCCGTCAACAGGGACTACGCCAACTCCTATGACCTCGGAATCTACTCCGAGAAGGCACCCCAGACCCCCCTGATCGCCGACAAGATCCTTGCCGGATACGACTGGAAGAGAGTAAGGGACGAGTGGGACGACATCGTTGGAGCGTGA
- a CDS encoding universal stress protein, with translation MTTLLAYDGRPSCKRALDYAIRYAVNFNEPLYILTVVSKDKMDPEDPDPTVREYMEAAQKKASAEGAIVHSIIETGKADEMVLDVADRFNCETIVVGRSDRSSLDRLFLGSVSDYVIKNAECTVILVTDGDRD, from the coding sequence ATGACAACACTGCTGGCATATGATGGCAGACCCAGCTGCAAACGCGCTCTGGACTATGCCATCAGGTATGCTGTCAACTTCAACGAGCCGCTCTACATCCTGACCGTTGTATCCAAGGACAAGATGGATCCGGAGGATCCGGACCCCACCGTCCGCGAGTACATGGAGGCAGCCCAGAAGAAGGCGTCCGCAGAGGGCGCCATCGTCCATTCGATCATCGAGACCGGCAAAGCGGACGAGATGGTTCTCGACGTCGCCGACCGTTTCAACTGCGAAACCATCGTGGTCGGGAGGTCTGACAGGTCGTCTCTGGACAGGCTGTTCCTGGGCAGCGTGTCGGATTACGTTATCAAGAATGCCGAGTGCACCGTGATCCTGGTCACCGATGGGGACAGGGACTGA
- a CDS encoding GTPase, translating to MYVYIMGGFLGSGKTTLLMKLASMYTKRGLKTALVVNESGSVGVDGATLKAEDYDAVELPDGCICCSLSGTLQSALKNIKKDIDPDIIIIEPTGLALPHKVKDLVRVSMIDDDGTFIIGVADVQRFEDLIKKKEQFFKMQMSKADFILINKMDLAKPGQIEEVSGWLKSQYPDKPVMAISAKTDENIDKLYEMMR from the coding sequence ATGTATGTTTACATCATGGGAGGATTCCTCGGAAGCGGGAAGACCACCCTTCTCATGAAACTAGCCTCCATGTACACCAAGCGCGGACTCAAGACCGCGCTTGTCGTAAACGAATCCGGTTCCGTCGGAGTCGACGGGGCCACACTGAAGGCGGAGGACTACGACGCGGTCGAGCTCCCCGACGGATGCATCTGCTGCTCCCTGTCCGGCACTCTGCAGTCCGCTCTCAAGAACATCAAGAAGGACATCGACCCCGACATAATCATCATCGAGCCCACCGGACTCGCCCTCCCCCACAAGGTCAAGGATCTCGTCCGCGTCTCCATGATCGACGACGACGGAACCTTCATCATCGGCGTCGCCGACGTCCAGAGGTTCGAGGACCTGATCAAGAAGAAGGAGCAGTTCTTCAAGATGCAGATGTCCAAGGCCGACTTCATCCTGATCAACAAGATGGACCTGGCCAAGCCCGGACAGATCGAGGAGGTCTCCGGCTGGCTGAAGTCGCAGTACCCCGACAAGCCCGTCATGGCGATCTCCGCCAAGACCGATGAGAACATCGACAAGCTGTACGAGATGATGAGATGA
- a CDS encoding hydrogenase nickel incorporation protein HypA, with protein MSGEHEHHHDHDHDHEPTSIEQAGGCAVGLSGTITGFNADAEARFAKALMQVGQWVTAESGCLLGHIKAAIVKEDGSGITLNLTDVENGVEHHGTLDPQEKVSFTFMCAVLDVDEHELRHQMFHAIDDTGLDYELEEHVECHCHDHDHHHDHDHDHEHHHHQDGEECHCHDHDHDHHHDEGHHHEHGECHCPECEAKKAKEAAEPKEKKSFLDRLRRRKE; from the coding sequence ATGAGCGGAGAGCACGAACACCACCATGACCACGATCACGACCATGAGCCGACCTCCATCGAGCAGGCCGGGGGATGCGCGGTCGGACTTAGCGGAACCATCACAGGCTTCAACGCCGACGCCGAGGCAAGGTTCGCCAAGGCGCTGATGCAGGTCGGACAGTGGGTCACAGCCGAATCCGGCTGCCTCCTGGGACACATCAAGGCCGCGATCGTCAAGGAGGACGGTAGCGGGATCACCCTGAACCTCACCGACGTGGAGAACGGCGTCGAGCACCACGGGACCTTGGACCCCCAGGAGAAGGTCAGCTTCACATTCATGTGCGCGGTCCTGGACGTCGACGAGCACGAGCTCAGGCACCAGATGTTCCACGCCATCGACGACACCGGCCTGGACTACGAGCTGGAGGAGCACGTCGAGTGCCACTGCCACGACCACGATCACCACCATGACCATGATCACGACCATGAGCACCACCATCACCAAGACGGCGAGGAGTGCCACTGCCACGACCATGACCATGATCACCATCACGATGAGGGCCACCACCACGAGCACGGCGAATGCCACTGCCCGGAGTGCGAAGCCAAAAAGGCAAAGGAAGCCGCCGAGCCGAAGGAGAAGAAATCCTTCCTCGACAGGCTAAGGAGGAGAAAGGAATGA
- the grpE gene encoding nucleotide exchange factor GrpE, giving the protein MDENKLKNFLINGFQPKEEREDPDEGSGEERIDEVTDDTEDYEVEDRSPRELPEDDFDIRTSMKDLETELIRIRYLVEDLRDSEPAMPDMSQYMTTREQFKSVTAAVSKRDAEAGYKALVNAMEAVSVMREDFFKLCQGMRERIDEMSAETVLSSFEAYSVDMENILTDGGVFIGAFPYDRLNTLHHRIVGVVPTGEADKDGMIAERLSDGYKIGDKVLLKEKVKVFKYDAKLAAPEETSSETPSETVSEPAGNEEADNKAENSKEEEE; this is encoded by the coding sequence ATGGACGAGAACAAGCTGAAGAACTTCCTCATCAACGGGTTCCAGCCCAAGGAGGAGCGCGAGGACCCCGACGAGGGGTCCGGAGAGGAGAGGATCGACGAGGTCACCGACGACACGGAGGACTACGAGGTCGAAGACAGAAGCCCGAGGGAGCTCCCCGAGGACGACTTCGACATAAGGACCTCCATGAAGGACCTGGAGACCGAGCTGATCAGGATCAGGTACCTCGTTGAGGACCTGAGGGACAGCGAGCCGGCCATGCCGGACATGTCCCAGTACATGACCACAAGGGAACAGTTCAAATCCGTGACGGCGGCCGTGTCCAAACGCGACGCCGAAGCGGGATACAAGGCCCTGGTGAACGCGATGGAGGCCGTCTCAGTGATGAGGGAGGACTTCTTCAAGCTCTGCCAGGGAATGAGGGAGCGCATAGACGAGATGAGTGCCGAGACGGTGCTCTCCAGCTTCGAGGCCTACAGCGTCGACATGGAGAACATCCTAACGGACGGGGGCGTGTTCATCGGCGCCTTCCCATACGACAGGCTCAACACGCTCCACCATCGCATCGTCGGCGTCGTGCCGACCGGCGAGGCGGACAAGGACGGCATGATCGCCGAGAGGCTCTCGGACGGGTACAAGATCGGGGACAAGGTCCTCCTCAAGGAGAAGGTCAAGGTCTTCAAGTACGACGCCAAGCTGGCTGCGCCCGAGGAAACGTCTTCAGAAACACCTTCCGAAACGGTTTCGGAACCCGCCGGAAACGAAGAGGCGGACAACAAGGCTGAAAACAGCAAGGAGGAAGAAGAATGA
- a CDS encoding methanol--corrinoid methyltransferase, with protein sequence MAVTRYTKMAYDCADDMVFGKAKQPVSYGFGLKIGAGEVIPEVNYAPRPGTEKDADRLRKEYVDYISKDILNRAVTAGFPNVQLETEWVSQMNQAKLSVPVVEGQKAICEKYHEEYGVNCAVRQTIPDQREAEEGLRPGMGGKHAYPEALFQCAEIACENGADNLSCESVGGKEFADYAVTNGDIVAFLFGVGYLGSIDMTYIWSEFSEIAKKNKCVAGGDTNCSGANVSMFMAGGFLDNDVQKTFSAVTRCISAARTLAAWEAGAVGPDKDCGYEGVICKAIAGKPTAQEGKNCQCAHCDLQGNLIAQCCDLWSNESVEYHPEFGGSSVQCWFGSLGYECALMNTATQLGTEKQLRDMYMYADRFRGPEAYVLAYDHAYEVGKAIAENGNDLYLRAKAAGLTGAKIILKGYESKELGLTNKQLDTLQDIIKKLEALPDDTDKFYDYCVKEFKDTVPLYNPKSYDL encoded by the coding sequence ATGGCAGTTACAAGATACACAAAGATGGCATACGACTGTGCTGATGACATGGTCTTCGGAAAAGCGAAACAGCCCGTTTCCTACGGATTCGGACTCAAGATCGGAGCCGGAGAGGTCATCCCCGAGGTCAACTACGCTCCCAGGCCCGGAACCGAGAAGGACGCCGACAGGCTCAGAAAGGAGTACGTCGACTACATCTCCAAGGACATCCTCAACAGGGCCGTCACCGCCGGATTCCCCAACGTCCAGCTCGAGACCGAGTGGGTCTCCCAGATGAACCAGGCCAAGCTGTCCGTCCCCGTCGTCGAGGGCCAGAAGGCCATCTGCGAGAAGTACCACGAGGAGTACGGAGTCAACTGCGCCGTGAGGCAGACCATCCCCGACCAGCGTGAGGCCGAGGAGGGACTCAGGCCCGGCATGGGTGGCAAACACGCCTACCCCGAGGCACTCTTCCAGTGCGCCGAGATCGCCTGTGAGAACGGTGCCGACAACCTCTCCTGTGAGTCCGTCGGAGGAAAAGAGTTCGCTGACTACGCCGTCACCAACGGAGACATCGTTGCCTTCCTGTTCGGAGTCGGATACCTCGGATCCATCGACATGACCTACATCTGGAGCGAGTTCTCCGAGATCGCCAAGAAGAACAAGTGCGTCGCTGGAGGAGACACCAACTGCTCCGGAGCCAACGTTTCCATGTTCATGGCCGGAGGATTCCTCGACAACGATGTCCAGAAGACCTTCTCCGCCGTCACCAGGTGCATCTCCGCCGCCAGGACCCTGGCTGCTTGGGAGGCCGGTGCCGTCGGTCCCGACAAGGACTGCGGATACGAGGGAGTCATCTGCAAAGCCATCGCCGGAAAGCCCACCGCCCAGGAGGGTAAGAACTGCCAGTGCGCCCACTGCGACCTTCAGGGTAACCTGATCGCCCAGTGCTGCGACCTGTGGTCCAACGAGTCCGTCGAGTACCACCCCGAGTTCGGAGGATCCTCCGTCCAGTGCTGGTTCGGATCCCTCGGATACGAGTGCGCTCTGATGAACACCGCCACCCAGCTCGGAACCGAGAAGCAGCTCAGGGACATGTACATGTACGCCGACAGGTTCAGAGGACCCGAGGCCTACGTGCTCGCCTACGACCACGCCTACGAGGTCGGAAAGGCCATCGCCGAGAACGGCAACGACCTGTACCTCAGGGCCAAGGCCGCTGGACTGACCGGTGCCAAGATCATCCTCAAGGGATACGAGTCCAAGGAGCTCGGACTGACCAACAAGCAGCTCGACACCCTCCAGGACATCATCAAGAAGCTCGAGGCTCTCCCTGACGACACAGACAAGTTCTACGACTACTGTGTCAAGGAGTTCAAGGACACCGTTCCTCTGTACAACCCCAAGTCCTACGACCTGTGA
- a CDS encoding methylamine methyltransferase corrinoid protein reductive activase — protein sequence MSYGISLDIGTSGTRGHAIELETGKIISTSVTECHPLPGANIMDHLTFCINVGTEMAHKILIDTVNKLIATLGVDLNQVERVSICGNPIQLSLFQGIPVDDLAFAGENAHKARGIKEQKRDAGSFSAVDVGLNVKDGCELLVPPAIRHEIGADALAMMYKSGFLDQKENCLVTDYGTNAEMALKVGDDIFTGSAAAGPAMEGQSIKCGMLAGPGAISDLEYDFRWITKILDEDILPKDGDKIDFGLEMIEENGPMHGKAKGITGTGVIAAVAVALDEHLWRKGKLTTSDGKMHFQDGVYIDSHDISEALKAIGAMRAGHFTLLEHAGIKFDELDIMYMAGASGTYVDAVKARDVGLLPPSCNTIYQYGNTSLAMATDILRNPELLDELQSIANGIRANHIMFAGDKIFEQIYTQELALCDEGMPMEMYNKNNAMVGIQELPKPKGTPTVHRMVHRDIPDLGERGLYILHDIGTELRGYMEGCTGCKKCEKECPENALTVTDDKEIVVKTKNCLGTACYRCQFSCPSKVYKYDQLKLTF from the coding sequence ATGAGCTATGGAATATCTCTGGACATCGGAACCAGCGGTACCAGGGGGCATGCGATCGAGCTCGAGACCGGCAAGATCATCTCGACTTCCGTCACCGAGTGCCACCCGCTCCCGGGTGCCAACATCATGGACCATCTGACGTTCTGCATCAATGTCGGAACCGAAATGGCCCACAAGATTCTGATCGACACTGTGAACAAACTTATCGCCACCCTCGGCGTCGACCTCAACCAGGTCGAGAGGGTGAGCATTTGCGGAAACCCGATCCAGCTCTCGCTGTTCCAGGGCATACCCGTCGACGACCTCGCGTTCGCAGGAGAGAACGCGCACAAGGCACGCGGGATCAAGGAGCAGAAGAGGGACGCAGGATCGTTCTCCGCCGTCGACGTCGGACTCAACGTCAAGGACGGATGCGAGCTTCTGGTTCCCCCCGCGATCAGGCACGAGATCGGTGCGGATGCTCTTGCCATGATGTACAAGAGCGGGTTCCTCGACCAGAAGGAGAACTGCCTCGTCACCGACTACGGAACCAATGCCGAGATGGCGCTCAAGGTAGGAGACGACATCTTCACCGGATCCGCCGCCGCCGGACCCGCCATGGAGGGACAGTCGATCAAATGCGGAATGCTCGCGGGACCCGGAGCCATCTCCGACCTGGAGTACGACTTCCGCTGGATCACCAAGATCCTCGACGAGGACATCCTCCCCAAGGACGGGGACAAGATCGACTTCGGACTCGAGATGATCGAGGAGAACGGGCCCATGCACGGGAAGGCCAAGGGAATCACCGGGACCGGTGTCATCGCCGCGGTCGCCGTCGCCCTCGACGAGCACCTCTGGAGGAAGGGGAAGCTGACCACCTCCGACGGGAAGATGCACTTCCAGGACGGGGTCTACATCGACTCCCACGACATCTCCGAGGCCCTGAAGGCCATCGGTGCGATGCGCGCAGGACACTTCACCCTGCTCGAGCACGCCGGAATCAAGTTCGACGAGCTCGACATCATGTACATGGCCGGAGCCTCCGGAACATACGTCGACGCCGTAAAGGCCAGGGACGTAGGACTCCTGCCCCCGAGCTGCAACACGATCTACCAGTACGGCAACACCTCTCTGGCCATGGCCACCGACATCCTGAGGAACCCCGAGCTCCTCGACGAGCTGCAGAGCATCGCCAACGGAATCAGGGCCAACCACATCATGTTCGCCGGCGACAAGATCTTCGAGCAGATCTACACCCAGGAGCTCGCCCTGTGCGACGAGGGAATGCCCATGGAGATGTACAACAAGAACAACGCCATGGTCGGCATCCAGGAGCTGCCCAAGCCCAAGGGAACCCCCACCGTCCACCGCATGGTCCATCGTGACATCCCCGACCTCGGAGAGAGGGGACTGTACATCCTCCACGACATCGGAACCGAGCTCCGCGGATACATGGAGGGCTGCACTGGATGCAAGAAGTGCGAGAAGGAGTGCCCCGAGAACGCTCTCACGGTCACAGACGACAAGGAGATCGTCGTCAAGACCAAGAACTGCCTCGGAACCGCCTGCTACAGGTGCCAGTTCAGCTGCCCCAGCAAGGTCTACAAGTACGACCAGCTGAAGCTGACCTTCTGA
- a CDS encoding methanol--corrinoid methyltransferase, translating to MAATRYTKMAYSSADEMVFGTAKQPVSYGFGIKVGAGRVIPELNYGPRPGKEKDPETLRKEYVDYISKDAFNRAVTIGLPDLQLETEWVSQMGNPKMATPVVEGQKAICEKYHEEYGINCAVRQTIPDQREAEEGYRPGMGGKHAYPEALFQCAEIACENGADVLSCETLGGKELADYAVTNGDITAFLFGVGYLGSIDMEYVWSQFVDIAKKNKVVAGGDTNCSGANTSMFMAGGYLDNDVQRTFSAVTRAISAARTLVAWECGAAGPDKDCGYEGPIVKAIAGKPTAQEGKNCQCAHCDLQGNLIAQCCDLWSNESVEYHPEFGGSSVQCWLGSLGYEVALMNTAIQTGQEKTLRDLYMITDRARGPEGYILAYDNAYKIGQAIAENGDNIYLRAKAAGLTAAKIIKGGYEGKEIQLTNKQLEVLEAIIKDLEALPDSEDKFFEYCDKKYSELVPLYNKKNYGL from the coding sequence ATGGCAGCAACAAGATACACAAAAATGGCATACAGCAGTGCAGACGAGATGGTCTTCGGAACCGCTAAACAGCCCGTTTCCTACGGATTCGGAATCAAGGTCGGAGCCGGAAGGGTCATCCCTGAGCTGAACTACGGACCCAGGCCCGGAAAAGAGAAGGACCCCGAGACCCTGAGGAAAGAGTACGTCGACTACATCTCCAAGGACGCTTTCAACAGGGCCGTCACCATCGGACTTCCCGACCTCCAGCTCGAGACCGAGTGGGTTTCCCAGATGGGTAACCCCAAGATGGCTACCCCCGTCGTCGAGGGACAGAAGGCCATCTGCGAGAAGTACCACGAGGAGTACGGAATCAACTGCGCCGTGAGGCAGACCATCCCTGACCAGCGTGAGGCTGAGGAGGGATACAGGCCCGGCATGGGTGGCAAACACGCCTACCCCGAGGCACTCTTCCAGTGCGCCGAGATCGCCTGTGAGAACGGAGCCGATGTCCTGTCCTGTGAGACCCTCGGCGGAAAAGAGCTCGCCGACTACGCCGTCACCAACGGAGACATCACCGCCTTCCTGTTCGGAGTCGGATACCTCGGATCCATCGACATGGAGTACGTCTGGTCCCAGTTCGTCGACATCGCCAAGAAGAACAAGGTCGTCGCTGGAGGAGACACGAACTGCTCCGGAGCCAACACCTCTATGTTCATGGCTGGAGGATACCTCGACAACGATGTCCAGAGGACCTTCTCCGCCGTCACCAGGGCTATCTCCGCTGCCAGGACTCTCGTTGCCTGGGAGTGCGGCGCCGCCGGACCCGACAAGGACTGCGGATACGAGGGACCCATCGTGAAGGCCATCGCCGGAAAGCCCACCGCCCAGGAGGGTAAGAACTGCCAGTGCGCCCACTGCGACCTTCAGGGTAACCTGATCGCCCAGTGCTGCGACCTGTGGTCCAACGAGTCCGTCGAGTACCACCCCGAGTTCGGAGGATCCTCCGTCCAGTGCTGGCTCGGATCCCTCGGATACGAGGTTGCTCTGATGAACACCGCCATCCAGACCGGCCAGGAGAAGACCCTCAGGGACCTCTACATGATCACCGACAGGGCCCGTGGACCCGAGGGATACATCCTCGCCTACGACAACGCCTACAAGATCGGACAGGCCATCGCTGAGAACGGTGACAACATCTACCTCAGGGCCAAGGCTGCCGGACTCACCGCTGCCAAGATCATCAAGGGCGGCTACGAGGGCAAGGAGATCCAGCTGACCAACAAGCAGCTGGAGGTTCTCGAGGCCATCATCAAGGACCTCGAGGCTCTCCCCGACAGCGAGGACAAGTTCTTCGAGTACTGCGACAAGAAGTACTCCGAGCTCGTGCCTCTGTACAACAAGAAGAACTACGGCCTCTGA
- a CDS encoding methanol--corrinoid methyltransferase — MLSCEGADFSKVLKRYDIDLQVEMTPQEMAAKLLPQDPVFHKVAEEVMYMRFKTVGPVVAEAIKERSPLDVINNGLVAGMEIVAKLYAEHVYYLPEIMMAAKTMEIGIAIAEKQIPGGREAKATVVMHAAEGDPHDIGKNIAAVMMRSAGYDVIDMGRDVPVVDAVAKCVEVKPLFISGTALMTTTMTAFPRVAQGLIDAGLNIPMMGCGGAVNRDYANSYDLGIYSEKAPQTPLLAQKMLEGYDWKKIREEWDDIVGA; from the coding sequence ATGCTTAGTTGCGAAGGTGCAGATTTTAGCAAAGTACTGAAGCGCTACGACATCGACCTTCAGGTCGAGATGACTCCCCAGGAGATGGCTGCAAAGCTGCTCCCCCAGGACCCTGTTTTCCACAAGGTCGCCGAGGAAGTCATGTACATGAGGTTCAAGACCGTTGGACCCGTCGTCGCCGAGGCCATCAAAGAGAGGAGCCCTCTCGATGTGATCAACAACGGACTTGTCGCCGGAATGGAGATCGTGGCCAAACTGTACGCCGAGCACGTTTACTACCTGCCCGAGATCATGATGGCTGCCAAGACCATGGAGATTGGAATCGCCATCGCCGAGAAGCAGATCCCCGGCGGAAGGGAGGCCAAAGCCACCGTCGTCATGCACGCTGCCGAGGGAGACCCCCACGACATCGGAAAGAACATCGCCGCTGTCATGATGAGGTCCGCCGGATACGATGTCATCGACATGGGAAGGGACGTTCCTGTCGTCGACGCCGTCGCTAAATGCGTCGAGGTCAAGCCCCTGTTCATCTCCGGTACCGCTCTGATGACCACCACCATGACCGCGTTCCCCAGGGTCGCCCAGGGACTCATCGACGCCGGCCTCAACATCCCCATGATGGGATGCGGTGGAGCCGTCAACAGGGACTACGCCAACTCCTACGACCTCGGAATCTACTCCGAGAAGGCCCCCCAGACACCTCTGCTCGCCCAGAAGATGCTCGAGGGCTACGACTGGAAGAAGATCAGGGAAGAGTGGGACGACATCGTTGGAGCGTGA